CGTGGCTGTCAATGTCAACAGCAAGTTGGAAGGCATGGAGGGGCAACCAGCTGACCgcaaacaccaccaccacacacaccagcATTTTGGTGGTTTTTCGCCTCCGCTGATGGTAGTGGTCATGAGCAGCTCCAGGACTGACATGGTTCTTAAGTTTACTCCAGATACGAGTGTAGGAAAAAGAGATGATGCCCAGAGGCAAAACATACAGGATTAGTAAGGACGAAAGACTGTAGACAGTGCCATAGATGCCCGTCTCCTCTCCAGGCCACTTCTCAGTACAGGCCACAATCTCAAAGTCAGGAATAATCTCAATCAGTGAATACTCCCGGAAGATGGCCAGGGGGCTTGCTAGCAGGGCGCTGACACCCCAAGCCAAGCCAATAATCAAGAAACTGATTTGCTTGGAAATCTTGCTCTCGAGGTGGTAGACAATGCAACGATGCCGGTCCAGGGCAATCACTGTCAAGGTGATGGTGGACACTTGTACGGCCAGACCCTGGGCATATGGCACCAAGTGGCAGAGGACAGGACCCATTTTCCACTCCCCCATTAAGGTGTAGGTAAGTGTAAATGGCAAGCACAGGGTGTTCACTAGAAGATCCGCCACAGCCAGATTGGCAATAAAGAAGTTGGTTACTGTACGCATGCTCTTGAATTTGATCACCACATGGATCACCAAGGAATTGCCAATCACCCCAAGCAAGATGATGGAACAGTAGGCCAATATAAGGACAACCTGTACCTCAATCAGCTTGGTGCTGTCTATAAGCTCCGGTTCAGAGTCAGGGGCcagctcccctggaggagtggTGTGTCCTGGACCGAAGTGATCCACTTTCATTTCTTCCACTGTCTGGTTCTCATCAGCCTCTGCACCTAATGGCCCCATTTGCATCAGCTAGCACAAGaatctacaatttaaaaaatgaacaagtaTGAAACAAGGAAAGCATAAAGGTGCAAGGAATATCACAAATGGATTGGTTTCATTTTGGCTGGGGTTCAAAGTACCTGTCCTTTGACCCCTAAAGTACCTGGGTCCCACAGGAATGGCCTGCAGTGACTTTGTTTCCAGTTGGAGGCACATGGTCCCTGGCTTCAGTCACACCACTTTCTCCCCATGTCCCTCTAGCTGGAGGTAGTGATGGTTTTTTGCTCTTGCTTATCCCTGTGTGGCCTCAACATCCTCTGCTTGGCTTACATCACTTGTGTAACCAATTTTTGGCATTAAACTGCTTCTCTTTTGCATTATTGAATAGGTTCTATTTTGCATGATATGCTGAGCTGTCCATGCGTGTATGCTTTCATTAATTCTCTCCGCCACTACAGGTGTTACATGCACAGGTGGATGGCACTGACATACAGAAGAGAATCACAACCCCACAGTATGGCATCCGAAGCTTTCTGTGAACTCAACCCTGTCTTCATCTCTCCTGACATTTTAGGATATATCTGATCCTTCTGTCATACTGGACTATTCCTGATTCCAGCAACATGTTGGCCTTTTTATGCCTCTCTGCCCTCCCTGCTCAATTATCCCAAAAACCTATGCTTACTTCCAAAGCTGCAAGGAGCATATGACACACCCTTCAGCCTCCACACCACAGCAATATCTTTCAGGACATATTTCCATTTCTGGGCTGTTTACAGCCATTGTTTAAACCTTAGCAAATATGAAGCTGAAGGAAAGCACAGTTTTACTGAATCATTGAGGTCAGTAAAATACCAAGTAACAATTTTGATCCTGTCCTTTACTGAAAATAATTCCCTACATAGGATCTTTGCTCTGATATGATATCTCTCTGCTTATTTTCCTATATGTAAGAACCAAGTAACCACCTCTACAAGAAAGTTATTCCAAGATACAATTGCtaattagaatattaaaaattgGCACTCAGTATACACCATAAGGAAACTTTCTCTCTCCAagggcttcacacacacacacacacacacacacacacacaccccctaatAGTTGCTTATCACAAAGATTTTCATATACTCATGCACTTGCTTCACTGATATATTCTAGTTCTCTCTGCATGCATTTCAAACAGAATGTTCCAAAAAGCATACCCCCTTTTGCACTTGCCTCCATTCTTTACTGATTAGAGAAAGTGGAAACTATTCAAATCTTGGAGTATTTTATTTGATGGGCCCTTCTATTTTCCTTAGAGTAAGAAAGAGACTTTCCAGGGCACAATTAGTCAATCCTGACAAGTCATTAACAGAACAAATGAGACTCCAGAAGGTCTGGGGTTTGCAGCAAATTGAGAGCAAGTCTGAGACAGAAGGTTATTAGAAGCATActtgatttattaatttattttgctttttcttttcaatctcattttctttattcctttctttaaaGCTTCTCTACAGAAATGATTATTAATCTCCAAGGTATTGGCATATGGATTCTAATCGCTGTTCTCCAGCACATGACTGGTGTTCAGCCAGGTCTGAGTGTTATTCAGATAATGCATCATTTTATGATTGCACTTTGGGAAAAGCGGAAGAGGATAAGAGAGTACATAGAGAGAATTGCCAGAGTAAAAACTCACAAAGgcacaaaaattaaaagatgagtaGAAATGAGGAAAAACTTTTTCCTTGAACTAAGGTCAAAATGAGGCATTTACATTGTTCAAGACATTTGAGGATAGCTGTGAGTGGTACAGTtatcctgaatgaatgaattttgagATTCTGCTACAGAACAATTTCTTTGTAGAGCACGAAAATGGCTTTAGGACTTTTCTCCCCCAGAGATTCAAAAACCTTCAAATTATTAAGTGGGAAACTAGTTTATGCTTTGACTCCATATCtaaatttgtgtgttttttttaacagtattaTTGTCACAGGTTGGCCttaataaaaacattattatCTTATCAGTCACAAAACCATCCAGGACTTTTTTTCTCAGGGAAAAATCACACATAATATGTCACATGCCCTACACTTGTTAGTCCTGGAAAGAGGGGCTGTGGACATCCAAGAAAGCCTTATGTAAGACATGACTGTTTGCCTGATGAGCAGAAAGTTGGAAATGAATGAACCAAGTTCATGAAAAGTTGAACCAAGATGATTGAGAATGAATCTCCTCTATGTATCTGAGCCTCTGACCTTTAAACCAACCCTGTGCATTTCATGTCATTTAGTTTACATGATGCGTCCCTATTACCAAAAGCCTTAaagcttttccttcttcctctttttttttttttttttttcctgtcatcatATGATCCTACCAGTGGGTGAGCCCTTCCGGTGGGGAACCAGTGAATGCTTGCATAAATGTGTCCATTCTTGAACAGTTTAGGAGAATGCAATATGACCTTCCCACCTAAACAGATGTTTAATTTTTAGAGCGGCAAGAAGAGTAGCAACCTGCTGTTCTGGAAAGATAAAGACTTTTCAGTGGGTAAGGAATATTCCTGGTATCACCCATAATGCCCACCTTCGGCCTAAATGTGGAAGAAAAGCCCCTACACT
This is a stretch of genomic DNA from Budorcas taxicolor isolate Tak-1 chromosome 17, Takin1.1, whole genome shotgun sequence. It encodes these proteins:
- the NPY2R gene encoding neuropeptide Y receptor type 2 yields the protein MQMGPLGAEADENQTVEEMKVDHFGPGHTTPPGELAPDSEPELIDSTKLIEVQVVLILAYCSIILLGVIGNSLVIHVVIKFKSMRTVTNFFIANLAVADLLVNTLCLPFTLTYTLMGEWKMGPVLCHLVPYAQGLAVQVSTITLTVIALDRHRCIVYHLESKISKQISFLIIGLAWGVSALLASPLAIFREYSLIEIIPDFEIVACTEKWPGEETGIYGTVYSLSSLLILYVLPLGIISFSYTRIWSKLKNHVSPGAAHDHYHQRRRKTTKMLVCVVVVFAVSWLPLHAFQLAVDIDSHVLDLKEYKLIFTVFHIIAMCSTFANPLLYGWMNSNYRKAFLSAFRCEQRLDAIHSEVSVTFKAKKHPQVAKNNGPNDSFTEATNV